In Henriciella litoralis, the genomic window TACCGGTTTCGTTGATGACGACCATCGCATCCGGCACAGACTGCAGGATAGAGCGATAGTGCTGATGGAGCGCGTCAACGTCCATCTCCGCCATATCGAATATTAGATTCCGGGATTTCAGCGCAAAGGCCTCCGCATGGCTGCTCACTGGAATGAGGCATGCAGGGGGCAAAGGTCAATATGCTTTGCTCTGGAAAGGTGCAGGTCATGGTCAGTCGTTTGGCACGAATTTCCGGGCAAAAGCCCGAAGCGGGACGAACCAGGCGGCCAACATGGTGCCGAGTCCCAGAATGAGGGCCGGGCAGGCCGCGCAATGGGCCCCGAATAGACCTGTTTGCGGCGCTCCACTGCCAGATGACGAACACCATGCAAGCGCCATAAGCTCTGCCCGCTCATGATGTGTCAGCACAATTGGAAGGGCCAGCGCCGTGACGGCTAAGCCGACAAGAAAGATAATTACTCGATACATCGCATCGCACTCCTCTTGAGAGGCCTATAAGCCATAGTGCGACAGGCTGGCCCATACGTAGGAGCCCGTATAACCGCGCCTCGCCGCCTGAATTATCCCTTCGCCATGGAGCGGGGCTGCGTCGTCAATTGACGGCGGCCCGCAGGATGCAGTGGAGGCAAAATTGAGCGCATCGTATCTCAAACGAGAGAGCATGGACACGAGCACGGTGGTGGTATCCGGCCTGCTCATGGTCTTTGCCATCCTCGCCGTGTTCATCGCCGGCAACGCCATGGACCGATTGATGGGCATCCATGCGAGCCTGTTTTTCGGCGCGGTGGTTTTGTGGCTCGTCGGTATCGTTCTCTGGGCTGGTAAGCTTGGTGAGCGCAATCCGTTCGATGAGACGAAATATGAAGACACACTTGTTAAATGGGGTGTCTTCGCTTCGATGTTCTGGGGCATTGCGGGGCTGCTTGTCGGTGTCGTGATCGCGTGCCAGCTGACCTGGCCCAATCTCTTCTATTTTGAACAATGGGGCTTCACGAACTTTGGCCGGCTGCGTCCACTGCACACATCTGCGGTGATCTTCGCATTTGGCGGGAACGTGCTGCTGGCCACCAGCTTTCACGTTGTTCAGAGGACGACACGTGCCCGTCTGTTCGGCGGCATGCTCCCCTGGTTCGTGTTCTGGGGCTACCAGCTCTTCATCGTCATTGCCGCAACCGGCTATCTGATGGGGATTACCCAATCGAAAGAGTATGCCGAGCCTGAATGGTATGCTGACCTGTGGCTGACCGTCGTCTGGGTTTCCTACCTGCTGGTCTTCCTCGGGACGCTCTGGAAGCGCAAAGAGCCTCATATATATGTGGCGAACTGGTTCTATCTGTCCTTCATCGTGACCATCGCGATGCTGCACATCGTGAACAATCTTTCCGTGCCGGTCTCGATCGGTTCGGCGAAGAGCTACCAGCTGTTTGCAGGCGTGCAGGATGCGCTGACACAGTGGTGGTATGGCCACAATGCGGTCGGCTTCTTCCTGACCACCGGCTTCCTCGCCATCATGTACTACTTCATCCCGAAGCGCGTGGATCGGCCCGTCTATTCCTACCGGCTGTCCATCGTTCACTTCTGGTCACTGATCTTCATCTACATCTGGGCAGGCCCTCACCACCTGCACTACACCGCTCTGCCGCAATGGGCGCAGACACTTGGTATGACCTTCTCCATCATGCTGTGGATGCCTAGCTGGGGTGGTATGATCAATGGTGTGATGACCTTGTCGGGCGCCTGGGACAAGCTGCGTACCGACCCCGTGGTCCGTATGATGGTCGTCTCGCTTGCCTTCTATGGCATGTCGACCTTCGAAGGCCCGCTGATGTCGGTGCGGGCGGTGAATGCGCTGAGCCACTACACTGAGTGGGGCATTGGTCACGTGCATTCCGGTGCGCTTGGCTGGGTTGGCTTCATCTCCTTCGGCGCGCTCTACTGCCTCACCCAATGGCTGTGGAAACGTAAGAGCCTCTACTCCCTGTCGCTTGTGGAGTGGCACTTCTGGCTCGCGACCATCGGTATCGTCTTCTACATCGTTTCGATGTGGTTCGCCGGGATCATGGAAGGCCTGATGTGGCGTGCCTATAACGACTTTGGCTTCCTCGAATACAGCTTCGTGGAAACCGTCGAGGCCAAGCATATCAGCTATATCATTCGTGCTGTCGGTGGTGGTCTCTACCTCAGTGGCGCGCTGATCATGGTCTACAATCTCATCCGCACAGCGATTGGCGATGAACGGATCAACCAACCAGCTGATGCTCAGCCGGTCAGCAATCCGCCTGCCGCCGCCACCCTGCAACCTGCCGAATAGGAGCCTTGAAACATGGGACTTCTCAAAAATCACGGCGTGCTTGAACGCCATTCGCTGATCCTCACCATTGGTATTCTTATCGTGGTGTCGATCGGGGGGATCATTCAGATGGCGCCGCTCTTCTACATGGAGAACACCATCGAGAAGGTGGAAGGCATGCGCCCTTACACGCCGCTGGAAGTGGCAGGTCGCAACATCTATCTGCGCGAGGGCTGCTATGTCTGCCATTCGCAGATGGTCCGTCCGCTTCGCGACGAAGTGGAACGTTACGGCCACTACTCGCTCGCTGCCGAGAGCATGTATGATCACCCTTTCCAGTGGGGCTCCAAGCGGACCGGGCCTGACCTGGCACGCGTCGGAAACAAGTATTCCGATGAGTGGCATGTCGACCATCTGATCGACCCGCGCGCCCTGGTGCCGGAATCGGTCATGCCGCCCTACGCCTTCCTGGCTGAGAAGACGCTCGACTACCGCCATATCGCGGACGATCTGAAGACGCTGCGTCTGGTGGGTGTGCCGTACACTGATGAAATGATCGAAAATGCCGCCATGGATCTTCGCGCTCAGGCCGATCCAGACGTCTACTTCGATGAACAGGATGCGCTTGTCGCTCGCTACACCGAGGCATCTGGCCGCGAAGGCACTGTTCAGGTGCGCGACTTCGACCGTGATCCAGACCGGATCACCGAGATGGATGCGCTTGTTGCCTACCTTCAGATGACTGGCACGCTGGTGGATTTCTCCACCTACGAAGCCGAAGACCTGATGAACCGGCGCTAGGAGAGGAAAGACATGTACGAGACCCTTTCACACTTCGCGCAGACTGGCGGCATGCTCTACTTCGTCGCCATCTTTGTCGCCGTTCTTGCCTATGCGCTGTGGCCGCGGAACCAGAAACGGTTCGATGAGGCTGCCCAACTTCCACTGAATGACCGGGAGCCCGGAGATGAGTGATCACATCAAAGATATCGACGAGACAACCGGCGTCGAAACGACTGGCCACGAATGGGACGGTATCAAGGAGCTCAACAATCCACTCCCGCGCTGGTGGCTCTATATCTGGTACGCCTCAATCGCCTTTTCGATTGTTTACATGGTTATCATGCCTTCCATTCCGGCGTTGCCAGGACTGGGCACCAATACCCGCGGTATTGGTAATCATTCAGACCGGATAAAGGTCGCTGAGGAGATCGATGCCCTCCGGTTGGAGCGGGCCGGCGCCGGCAGCACGCTTGTAAACGCCACGCTCGCCGAAATCGAGACAGACCGCTCCCTACAGCAGTTTGCAATGGCTGCGGGCGAGAGCGCCTTTGGGGATAATTGCGCAACCTGTCATGGTGCAGGTGGACGCGGTGCCAAGGGGTATCCGACGCTGGCGGACGATGTCTGGCTCTGGTCGGGTACGCTCGACGGGATCGAGTACACGCTTCGCCACGGCATCCGTCACGAACAGGACCCTGAGACACGTTACTCAGCAATGCCTGCCTTTGGACGGGACCGGTTGCTGACCCGCGCTGAGATCGATGACGTGGTCAACCATGTCATGACGCTGTCGGGTCGCGGCGGAGATGATGCTGAGGCCGCTGGCCGCGGCGCTGATATCTTCGCGGCGCAGTGTGCGACCTGTCATGGCGACAATGGAACGGGCGACCATACGATCGGTGCTCCGAACCTGACCGATCAGGACTGGCTCTTCGGCGGCGACTATGACGACATCTACAACACGGTCTACAATGCCCGGAATGCCCACATGCCGGCATGGGGAGACCGTCTGGACGATCCGACCATAAAAGCGCTGTCTGTCTACGTGCATTCGCTTGGCGGCGGGGAATAGGTGCGAGGTCATGACACAGATCAACCTGATTCCATCGCGGTCGCCTCCGCCTGTCCCTCCACCGCAGGACCTCTATGCCAAGCGCAAGCAGGTCTATCCAAAACTGGCCCATGGCAAGTTCAGGACGGTGAAATGGGTGGCCATGGGTGTTCTGCTGGGCATCTACTACCTCATTCCCTGGCTTCGCTGGGAACGGGGCGCAGGGGTGCCGGATCAGGCTGTCCTGGCTGACTTTGCCGGCGAGCGGTTCTTCTTCTTCGGGATCGAGATCTGGCCTCAGGAAGCGTATTACCTCGCCGGGCTGATGATCCTTTCAGCGATCGGCCTGTTCCTGGTGACGTCATTGTTTGGCCGCGTCTGGTGCGGCTATGCGTGTCCACAGACCGTCTGGACAGACCTCTATATCTGGGTCGAGCGCGCTTTCGAGGGCGACCGGGCCAAGCGTATCCGGCTCGACAAGGCGCCGTGGGGGCTGAACAAGGCCGCGCGCAAGATCGGCAAGCATCTTGTCTGGCTCATCATCGCCTTTCTGACGGGCGGCGCTTTCATCCTTTACTTCCATGATGCGCGCATGATTGCGCAGACCTTCTTTATCGGCGAAGCACCGCTTTCGGCCTACTGGTTCGCAGGGCTGCTGACCTTCACCACGTACGCCTTGGCCGGCACCATGCGTGAGCAGGTTTGTACCTATCTCTGCCCATGGCCGCGCATTCAGGCGGCGCTGACCGACGAACACGCCCTCAACGTCACCTATCGGTATGATCGCGGTGAACCGCGAGGCCCGCACCGCAAGGGTGAGAGCTGGGAGGGCAGGGGCGACTGCATCGACTGCAAGCAGTGCGTCCAGGTCTGCCCTGTCGGGATCGATATTCGCGACGGATCGCAGCTGGAATGTATCCACTGCGCCCTGTGTATCGATGCCTGCGATTCGATCATGAAGACGGTGGGGCGGCCAACCGGCCTTATCGCTTACGATACTGATACCGCCGTGGCGGCACGGGCCGCTGGCATGAAGCCGAAATACCGGCTCGTGCGGGCGCGGACGGTCCTGTACTTCTTCCTGATGGCGGCAATTGCGAGCTTGATGGCTTTTGGTCTGCTCAATCGCGGTACGTTTGAGGTCAATGTGCTGAAAGACCGCTCGCCGCCATATGTCAGGCTGTCGAGTGGACTTGTCCAGAATGGATACACGTTGAAGCTGGTCAACAAGGCAGGTGAAACGCGTGAAATGGAAATCAGCATTGCAGGCGATGAGGGTTTCGAGTTGAATGTTGTCGGTATCAAGACAGACGCTGGTGAACCGATCTTGCTGCCTGTAGATTCCAACGGTGTTGACCGATACAGGCTGCTGGTAACGAAGCCGGAAGATGCCATTGATGGCCGCAAGCAATTCCAGCTCGTGCTCACCGATGTCGAGACCGGCGAAATCCACACCAACCGCACTAGCTTCATGGCCCCGGGAGATTGAGATGACCCCTGCAGCAACGCCGTACCGCCAAGGCCCCGACGCAAAGCTCAAGGGCTGGCATGTCCTTCTGATCTTCCTTGCATTCTTTGGTGTGATGTTCGCCGTGAACGGCGTCTTCCTCTACAATGCCATCACCAGTTTTCCAGGTGAGGATGTAAAGAAGAGCTATGTTCAGGGCCTCGACTATAATGACACGATCGAAGCCCGAAGAGAGCAGGTTGCGGCGGGGTGGAAGATCCGCGCTGGTGTGGACGGTGACAGGCTGAGAGTCGAAATGGATGCGCCGGAGACGGTTGCGACGAGGGGTCTGATTGTCACCGCGACCATGCGGCGTACCGTCACCCAAAATGGCGACATTGAACTGATCCTGGCCACTGACAAGCCAGGGGCGGTTTTTTCGGCCGCGCTGCCTGACCTCGCGCCCGGACGCTGGGAAGTTTTGTTGAAGGCCAGCACGGGTGATGAGGATGTGGTGGCGCAAGCTCGCAAGACTGTCGTGATCCCATGACTTTGACCGCCGACATGACCAAGGGCTGCCCGAGCGGACTTGCGCCGGCGGGCGACCAGATCGACGGCGATGTGAGTGCCTTTGTCCGGAAGGTGGGCGGCGAAAAGACACTGCACCTGTCGGTGCGCGGCGCCAAATGTGCCGGGTGTCTCGGCAAGATCGAAGCGGCTGTCGGCGCGCTTGACGGGGTACAGTCTGCCCGCCTCAACCTGTCTACAGGGCGGCTTGCCGTTCGCTGGGAAGGCGGGCTCGATCCGAATGCGATTTCAGGCTGCGTCAGCGATCTGGGCTATGGTGCGGCCCCTTTCGACCCTGACGCCAGCGAAGGCGCTGCCAAGTCTGAGGAGCGAAGCCTGCTCATCGCTATGGGGGTCGCAGCCTTCGCCGCAGCAAATGTCATGCTTCTGTCTGTCTCGGTCTGGTCAGGCCATGGGGAGATGGGGGAAGCCACGCGGCGAACCATGCATGCCATCTCCGGGGCCATTGCCTTGCCAGCCGCGCTTTTTGCAGGGCGGCCATTTTTCCGGTCTGCCTGGAGTGTCCTGCGTCGCGGTCATGCGAACATGGATGTTCCGATTTCGCTGGCTGTGCTTCTCGCGCTCGGGGTCAGTATTTCCGAGACGATCAGAGGCGGCGAGCATGCCTATTTCGATGCTTGCGTCATGCTGCTCTTTTTCCTGCTTATCGGGCGCTTTCTGGATGCCCGCCTGAGACGGCGCACACATGTTGCCGCTCAGGAGCTTGCTTTGCTGCAGTCTCGCTCCGCGACGCGGCTCGACCGGGATGGCTCGGCGCGCTCTGTGAAGGCATCTGAAATTCTTACCGGTGACACGATATTGGTCGCAGCCGGAGAACGCGTTCTCGTCGATCTGGAAGTTATCGAAGGGCGCAGTGACGCCGACGAAAGCATGGTTTCTGGCGAGACTGTACCGCGCGCAATTACGCCCGGCATGCGCCTCTATGCCGGTACAGTAAACTTGTCGCAGGCCATCAGAGGTAAGGCCCTTGCAGATGCAGACGGCTCTCTCATGTCCGAGATCGGCCGGATGCTTGAGGCCGGGGAGCAAAGACGGTCCACCTATCGGCGCATCGCCGACAAGGCCGTCTCGCTCTATGTGCCGCTGGTTCATACGACGGCAGCGCTGACATTTGCAGGCTGGCTGATCGCTGGGGCGGGCGTCGGCCAAGCCCTGATGGTCGCGGTCTCCACGCTGATCATTACTTGCCCTTGCGCGCTGGCGCTTGCGGCGCCAGCCGTTCAGGTGGTTGCCGCTGAAAGGCTGTTCCGAAAGGGCGTCTTTCTGCGGTCCGGGGATGCGCTGGAGAGAATTGCCGAGTGCGATCACGTCGTGTTCGACAAGACAGGTACCTTGACGCTGGGCGTTCCCGAGCTGGTTGAAGTCGACGGCATGAAGGATGTGGTTGCCCGAGCAGCACGGCTAGCGCGCGTTTCGCGCCACCCTCTGTCGAGAGCCATTGTTGCAGCCGCTGGCCCCGGAGAGGTTGCCCCGCGGGTTGAAGAGCGAGCAGGCCTCGGCCTTGAAGCTGAAATCGACGGTGTCCGCTGCCGGTTGGGAGCTGCTGAATGGGTCGGAGCTAACGATGCGCCTGCAAGTGCGCGGCTCCAGCTCTGGTATGGCGAAGGCGATAAGCCGCCCGTCTGCTTCACATTTGAAGATGCGCTCCGGCCGGGCGCGGCCGGCATCGCAGACGCGCTGAAGCGGCGTGGGGCCACTCTGGAAATTCTGTCCGGTGACCGGGCTGAAGCGGTGGCCGAGATTGCTGCCAAGCTCGGCGTGGATAGCTGGCGCGCCAAGGCCAGCCCGGCCGACAAGGTTGAACGGTTGGAGGCGCTGAGAGCGGAGGGACGCAAAGTCCTCATGATCGGCGACGGGCTGAATGATGCAGGCTCGCTTTCGCTTGCCCATGCCTCACTTGCGCCTGGCGGTGCGATGGATGTCAGCCAGTCGGCTTCCGACGGGGTCTATACAGGCGCTGGTCTTGACGCCATTCCAACTGTCATCGACGGTGCCCGCGTGGCAAGCTCTCGCATGAGGCAGAACTTTACGCTTGCCGCGGCGTACAATCTGGTTGCGGTGCCAATTGCGGTTGCTGGTTTTGCGACCCCGCTGGTGGCGGCGATTGCGATGTCGACATCGTCGATTGTTGTGACGCTCAATGCGCTGCGCCCGCACGTGAAATGGAGGGCCACTTAATGGAAATGCTTGCATTCCTCATCCCGGTTGCCTTGCTATTAGGCCTGACCGGGCTTGGTGCTTTTATCTGGTCAGTCCGCTCTGGTCAGTTTGATGATCCTCAGGGAGATGCGGCGCGTATCCTGCTGGACGATGATGAGCCGCTCACCGAGCGTAACTAGGTAGGCCTACTTAGAGACCCGTTCGCGATCCGCGCATAAGCTCTGCACCAGATATTGAGTGTGCGGAGACAGACAATTGCGCGACGACTGGATCGAATTCGCCGGAGCACAGGTTCCAAGATATACCAGCTATCCAACAGCTGTTGATTTTGGCGCGTCGATTGGTGCCGAGAATGTGGATGGCTGGCTTGCCGACATGCCCGACGGCGCACCACTTTCTGTCTATGTGCACATTCCGTTTTGTCGCAAGCTCTGCTGGTATTGCGGCTGCGCCACGTCGGTCCCCAACGGATATGACCGGATTGCAGCCTATTTCGACGTCCTCTTGCACGAGATTGATCTCTGGGCGGAACGCGCCGGGCGGGGGCGGCTGACGCACCTGCATTTCGGGGGTGGGACGCCGAATGCCTTGTCGCCCAGCGATTTCACACGGCTTTCCCGTCACCTGAAGCAGGCCTTCAACGTCGACCCCGCGCATGAGTTCTCCGTTGAGCTTGATCCACGTATCATGTCCGATGCGATGATTGAGGCGATGGCCGCTTCCGGTGTCACGCGGGCCAGTCTCGGCATTCAGACGCTTAGCCCGGTGGTGCAGGCCGCAATTAACCGCATCCAGCCAAAGTCTGGCATTACTCGCAGTGTGGCCCATTTGCGGCGCGCTGGCATCAAGGCGCTGAATGCGGACCTGATGTATGGTCTGCCCTTGCAGACGGTCAGCGATGTGGAAGACGCCGCCCAATATTGCGCCGACATTGGGATCGATCGCATTTCGGTCTTCGGATATGCGCATGTGCCGTGGTTCGCCAAGCACCAGAAAGCCATCAATGAGAGCGACCTGCCTGGTTTGGCTGAACGGATGCGGCAGGCAGAGGCGGCAGAGCGCGTCCTGCTGGCCGAAGGCTATGAAGCGATCGGGTTCGACCACTATGCGCGGCCCGGCGACGGACTTGCTATAGCGGCAGAAGCCGGGGAACTGCGCCGCAATTTCCAAGGCTATACGGATGATACCAGCCCCT contains:
- a CDS encoding cbb3-type cytochrome c oxidase subunit 3, producing the protein MYETLSHFAQTGGMLYFVAIFVAVLAYALWPRNQKRFDEAAQLPLNDREPGDE
- the ccoG gene encoding cytochrome c oxidase accessory protein CcoG, which gives rise to MTQINLIPSRSPPPVPPPQDLYAKRKQVYPKLAHGKFRTVKWVAMGVLLGIYYLIPWLRWERGAGVPDQAVLADFAGERFFFFGIEIWPQEAYYLAGLMILSAIGLFLVTSLFGRVWCGYACPQTVWTDLYIWVERAFEGDRAKRIRLDKAPWGLNKAARKIGKHLVWLIIAFLTGGAFILYFHDARMIAQTFFIGEAPLSAYWFAGLLTFTTYALAGTMREQVCTYLCPWPRIQAALTDEHALNVTYRYDRGEPRGPHRKGESWEGRGDCIDCKQCVQVCPVGIDIRDGSQLECIHCALCIDACDSIMKTVGRPTGLIAYDTDTAVAARAAGMKPKYRLVRARTVLYFFLMAAIASLMAFGLLNRGTFEVNVLKDRSPPYVRLSSGLVQNGYTLKLVNKAGETREMEISIAGDEGFELNVVGIKTDAGEPILLPVDSNGVDRYRLLVTKPEDAIDGRKQFQLVLTDVETGEIHTNRTSFMAPGD
- the ccoP gene encoding cytochrome-c oxidase, cbb3-type subunit III encodes the protein MSDHIKDIDETTGVETTGHEWDGIKELNNPLPRWWLYIWYASIAFSIVYMVIMPSIPALPGLGTNTRGIGNHSDRIKVAEEIDALRLERAGAGSTLVNATLAEIETDRSLQQFAMAAGESAFGDNCATCHGAGGRGAKGYPTLADDVWLWSGTLDGIEYTLRHGIRHEQDPETRYSAMPAFGRDRLLTRAEIDDVVNHVMTLSGRGGDDAEAAGRGADIFAAQCATCHGDNGTGDHTIGAPNLTDQDWLFGGDYDDIYNTVYNARNAHMPAWGDRLDDPTIKALSVYVHSLGGGE
- the ccoO gene encoding cytochrome-c oxidase, cbb3-type subunit II, with the protein product MGLLKNHGVLERHSLILTIGILIVVSIGGIIQMAPLFYMENTIEKVEGMRPYTPLEVAGRNIYLREGCYVCHSQMVRPLRDEVERYGHYSLAAESMYDHPFQWGSKRTGPDLARVGNKYSDEWHVDHLIDPRALVPESVMPPYAFLAEKTLDYRHIADDLKTLRLVGVPYTDEMIENAAMDLRAQADPDVYFDEQDALVARYTEASGREGTVQVRDFDRDPDRITEMDALVAYLQMTGTLVDFSTYEAEDLMNRR
- the ccoS gene encoding cbb3-type cytochrome oxidase assembly protein CcoS; protein product: MEMLAFLIPVALLLGLTGLGAFIWSVRSGQFDDPQGDAARILLDDDEPLTERN
- the ccoN gene encoding cytochrome-c oxidase, cbb3-type subunit I, whose protein sequence is MDTSTVVVSGLLMVFAILAVFIAGNAMDRLMGIHASLFFGAVVLWLVGIVLWAGKLGERNPFDETKYEDTLVKWGVFASMFWGIAGLLVGVVIACQLTWPNLFYFEQWGFTNFGRLRPLHTSAVIFAFGGNVLLATSFHVVQRTTRARLFGGMLPWFVFWGYQLFIVIAATGYLMGITQSKEYAEPEWYADLWLTVVWVSYLLVFLGTLWKRKEPHIYVANWFYLSFIVTIAMLHIVNNLSVPVSIGSAKSYQLFAGVQDALTQWWYGHNAVGFFLTTGFLAIMYYFIPKRVDRPVYSYRLSIVHFWSLIFIYIWAGPHHLHYTALPQWAQTLGMTFSIMLWMPSWGGMINGVMTLSGAWDKLRTDPVVRMMVVSLAFYGMSTFEGPLMSVRAVNALSHYTEWGIGHVHSGALGWVGFISFGALYCLTQWLWKRKSLYSLSLVEWHFWLATIGIVFYIVSMWFAGIMEGLMWRAYNDFGFLEYSFVETVEAKHISYIIRAVGGGLYLSGALIMVYNLIRTAIGDERINQPADAQPVSNPPAAATLQPAE
- a CDS encoding heavy metal translocating P-type ATPase, whose amino-acid sequence is MTLTADMTKGCPSGLAPAGDQIDGDVSAFVRKVGGEKTLHLSVRGAKCAGCLGKIEAAVGALDGVQSARLNLSTGRLAVRWEGGLDPNAISGCVSDLGYGAAPFDPDASEGAAKSEERSLLIAMGVAAFAAANVMLLSVSVWSGHGEMGEATRRTMHAISGAIALPAALFAGRPFFRSAWSVLRRGHANMDVPISLAVLLALGVSISETIRGGEHAYFDACVMLLFFLLIGRFLDARLRRRTHVAAQELALLQSRSATRLDRDGSARSVKASEILTGDTILVAAGERVLVDLEVIEGRSDADESMVSGETVPRAITPGMRLYAGTVNLSQAIRGKALADADGSLMSEIGRMLEAGEQRRSTYRRIADKAVSLYVPLVHTTAALTFAGWLIAGAGVGQALMVAVSTLIITCPCALALAAPAVQVVAAERLFRKGVFLRSGDALERIAECDHVVFDKTGTLTLGVPELVEVDGMKDVVARAARLARVSRHPLSRAIVAAAGPGEVAPRVEERAGLGLEAEIDGVRCRLGAAEWVGANDAPASARLQLWYGEGDKPPVCFTFEDALRPGAAGIADALKRRGATLEILSGDRAEAVAEIAAKLGVDSWRAKASPADKVERLEALRAEGRKVLMIGDGLNDAGSLSLAHASLAPGGAMDVSQSASDGVYTGAGLDAIPTVIDGARVASSRMRQNFTLAAAYNLVAVPIAVAGFATPLVAAIAMSTSSIVVTLNALRPHVKWRAT
- the hemN gene encoding oxygen-independent coproporphyrinogen III oxidase; amino-acid sequence: MRDDWIEFAGAQVPRYTSYPTAVDFGASIGAENVDGWLADMPDGAPLSVYVHIPFCRKLCWYCGCATSVPNGYDRIAAYFDVLLHEIDLWAERAGRGRLTHLHFGGGTPNALSPSDFTRLSRHLKQAFNVDPAHEFSVELDPRIMSDAMIEAMAASGVTRASLGIQTLSPVVQAAINRIQPKSGITRSVAHLRRAGIKALNADLMYGLPLQTVSDVEDAAQYCADIGIDRISVFGYAHVPWFAKHQKAINESDLPGLAERMRQAEAAERVLLAEGYEAIGFDHYARPGDGLAIAAEAGELRRNFQGYTDDTSPYLIGIGQTSISRFPEGYAQSHKGLLDWRASVLADELPITRGIALTADDRMRAYAIERLMCDLSVDLGEVAHQFGARPGVFDDALVPLKTLEARGLCRLEGRRVTVPADAKLLIRNVAATLDARLVQTRERHAIAG
- a CDS encoding FixH family protein; amino-acid sequence: MTPAATPYRQGPDAKLKGWHVLLIFLAFFGVMFAVNGVFLYNAITSFPGEDVKKSYVQGLDYNDTIEARREQVAAGWKIRAGVDGDRLRVEMDAPETVATRGLIVTATMRRTVTQNGDIELILATDKPGAVFSAALPDLAPGRWEVLLKASTGDEDVVAQARKTVVIP